A genome region from Arthrobacter sp. V1I9 includes the following:
- a CDS encoding stealth family protein has product MQVKMLTLTSTETTITEAPVQDEVYYGSQASVEEQFHAEVTSAAAEQRLRHRPDVIRHKGRYALINYNRTPYQAMVEDLLFLRNVLADAGLQYLLVRGNNDRPVIALDWKDRKKLRAALVEACRDEPVYSMTVDAKKKTSVLVADGELSSNRQARIFRLYRPRVEPVGGFEFGASAGVQIELWSFEGEQLILPIENSLTRRTMLRQDAVRGTVERYGHTWPTIENMFADHASDISFDVDLVFSWVDGSSPEYIAARRAQQKDVVLGEGDDHEARFRQINELKYALRSVYLFAPWIRRIFIATDSPAPDWLADHPAVTIVRSEEFFSDPSVLPTHNSQAVECQLHNIDGLSEHFLYSNDDMFFGRPVSPDLFFTPGGITKFIEAETRIGLGENAAERSGFENAARVNRKLLWNRFGRITTRHLEHTAAPLRRSVVAKMEREFPEEFRKTAASRFRAADNISVTNSFYHYYALLTGRAVTQTAAKVRYVDTTMRAGLNYLPKLLSKRNMDFFCLNDGSFPEVHADERAELVTDFLEKYFPIKAPWEK; this is encoded by the coding sequence ATGCAGGTAAAGATGCTTACTTTAACTAGCACGGAGACGACAATTACAGAAGCACCGGTACAGGACGAGGTCTACTACGGCAGCCAGGCGTCCGTAGAGGAACAATTTCACGCAGAGGTCACGTCTGCGGCGGCGGAGCAGCGCCTTCGGCACCGCCCGGACGTCATCAGGCACAAGGGCCGCTATGCCCTGATCAACTACAACAGGACCCCCTACCAGGCCATGGTGGAGGACCTGCTGTTCCTGCGCAATGTCCTGGCGGACGCCGGCCTCCAATACCTGCTGGTCCGCGGCAACAACGACCGGCCGGTCATCGCCCTGGACTGGAAGGACCGCAAAAAGCTCCGTGCTGCCCTGGTGGAGGCGTGCCGGGACGAACCGGTCTACTCCATGACGGTGGATGCCAAGAAGAAGACCTCCGTGCTGGTGGCGGACGGCGAGCTGTCCTCCAACCGCCAGGCACGGATCTTCCGCCTGTACCGCCCCCGTGTCGAGCCCGTGGGCGGCTTCGAATTCGGGGCCTCAGCCGGAGTACAGATCGAGCTGTGGTCCTTTGAAGGGGAGCAGCTGATCCTTCCGATCGAGAACTCCCTGACGCGCCGGACCATGCTGCGGCAGGACGCCGTACGGGGCACTGTGGAACGGTACGGCCACACCTGGCCCACCATCGAGAACATGTTCGCGGACCACGCGAGCGACATCAGCTTCGATGTAGACCTGGTGTTCTCCTGGGTGGACGGTAGCTCCCCTGAGTACATTGCGGCCCGGCGCGCCCAGCAGAAGGATGTGGTCCTGGGCGAAGGCGACGACCATGAAGCCCGCTTCCGCCAGATCAACGAACTCAAATACGCACTTCGGTCCGTCTACCTTTTCGCGCCGTGGATCCGCCGGATCTTCATCGCCACGGACTCCCCCGCTCCGGACTGGCTGGCGGACCACCCCGCGGTCACCATTGTCCGCAGCGAAGAGTTCTTCTCCGATCCTTCCGTGCTGCCCACCCACAACTCGCAGGCGGTGGAGTGCCAGCTGCACAACATCGACGGCCTGTCCGAGCACTTCCTGTATTCGAACGATGACATGTTCTTCGGCCGCCCGGTCAGTCCGGACCTGTTCTTTACCCCCGGCGGCATCACCAAGTTCATCGAGGCGGAAACCCGGATCGGCCTGGGCGAGAACGCGGCGGAACGCAGCGGCTTCGAAAATGCTGCCCGCGTCAACCGGAAGCTGCTGTGGAACCGGTTCGGGCGGATCACCACGCGCCACCTTGAGCACACCGCCGCGCCCCTGCGCCGCAGTGTGGTGGCGAAGATGGAGCGCGAGTTCCCGGAAGAGTTCCGCAAGACCGCAGCCAGCCGGTTCCGTGCAGCGGACAACATCTCCGTCACCAACTCGTTTTACCATTACTACGCACTGCTCACGGGCCGCGCGGTCACCCAGACAGCCGCCAAGGTCCGCTACGTGGACACCACCATGCGGGCCGGGCTGAACTATCTGCCCAAGCTGCTGTCCAAGCGGAACATGGACTTCTTCTGCCTGAACGACGGCAGTTTCCCGGAGGTGCACGCCGACGAGCGCGCCGAACTGGTCACGGACTTCCTGGAAAAGTACTTCCCCATCAAGGCGCCCTGGGAAAAGTAA